A stretch of Bacillus pseudomycoides DNA encodes these proteins:
- a CDS encoding ribbon-helix-helix domain-containing protein has translation MTVGEIIDRLNKREPLAIIAKRLDMSPYALSKKLRVLGYEYDSELKKRIFIGEGEEPRHLYLQEATALQYIKTDYQVLIYEQLQNIYELLRKREGCILSTAKSNTEKKKRTFSICTEVLEHLDVVSVTKGIHKSRIVEEALKEFLQRYEVSEDSYPDK, from the coding sequence GTGACAGTTGGAGAAATTATAGATCGCTTAAACAAACGGGAACCACTTGCTATTATTGCGAAACGCCTCGACATGAGCCCATATGCATTGTCAAAAAAGTTAAGGGTGCTTGGATATGAATACGATAGCGAACTGAAGAAACGAATATTCATTGGAGAGGGAGAAGAACCGCGTCATTTATATCTTCAAGAAGCTACTGCACTTCAATATATAAAAACAGATTATCAGGTATTGATTTATGAACAATTACAAAATATTTATGAATTGTTAAGAAAAAGAGAAGGTTGTATTCTTTCAACAGCAAAGAGTAATACAGAAAAGAAGAAACGTACTTTCTCTATATGTACAGAAGTTTTAGAACATTTAGATGTTGTCTCTGTTACAAAAGGAATTCATAAATCACGAATTGTAGAAGAAGCGTTAAAAGAATTTTTACAAAGATACGAAGTGAGTGAAGACTCGTATCCAGATAAATAA
- a CDS encoding alpha/beta fold hydrolase, which yields MLFRSHTPPFYNELKNPISTSVATIESVTINNRKQSLLIRGQDVNQPILLCCHGGPGMAQIGFIRHFQKDLEKHFIVVNWDQRGAGKSFSWRDIKAPFTIEQFVSDAFEVIKHLLSRFKKQKLFLAGHSWGSIIGLQIANKYPDYIEAYIGIGQIVHMKQNEELLYQHLIHSAKNHGHERALTSLTKLGKPPFLDMRRLIIQRKWLGTFGGAVQNGTSFSFIRKGLFSSEYTWLDWVRFLAGNMKSGTLWKEMLTVDFFSTISKLSVPVYFCSGRFDYQTPYALVQQYCDTIQAPIKKMIWFPSSAHSPNLEEPELFAKSICSIKQELSFQHR from the coding sequence ATGCTTTTTCGTAGCCACACTCCACCGTTTTACAACGAATTAAAGAATCCAATTTCAACTAGCGTCGCTACGATAGAAAGCGTTACGATCAACAACCGTAAACAATCTCTACTTATTCGTGGTCAAGACGTAAATCAACCTATTTTATTATGCTGTCACGGTGGCCCTGGTATGGCACAAATTGGATTCATTCGTCATTTTCAAAAAGACTTAGAAAAACACTTTATTGTTGTCAATTGGGATCAAAGAGGAGCGGGAAAATCCTTTTCTTGGCGAGATATAAAAGCACCATTTACAATTGAACAATTTGTTTCCGATGCATTCGAAGTAATAAAACATCTTCTTTCTCGCTTCAAAAAGCAGAAACTATTTCTCGCTGGACATTCTTGGGGAAGTATTATCGGTTTACAAATTGCAAATAAATATCCAGACTATATCGAAGCTTATATTGGTATAGGTCAGATTGTACATATGAAACAAAATGAAGAATTGCTCTATCAACATTTAATTCACTCTGCAAAAAACCATGGGCATGAGCGTGCATTGACCTCTCTAACAAAGCTTGGAAAGCCTCCCTTTCTAGATATGCGGCGTCTTATCATTCAAAGAAAGTGGCTTGGTACGTTTGGAGGAGCAGTTCAAAATGGAACTTCCTTTTCTTTCATTCGAAAAGGGTTATTTTCTTCAGAATATACATGGTTAGATTGGGTGAGATTTCTCGCAGGAAATATGAAATCTGGGACATTATGGAAGGAAATGCTCACAGTAGATTTCTTTTCCACAATCTCAAAGCTTTCCGTACCTGTCTATTTCTGTTCTGGTCGTTTCGATTACCAAACACCTTATGCACTCGTTCAACAATATTGCGATACAATTCAAGCACCCATCAAAAAAATGATCTGGTTCCCAAGTTCTGCTCATTCACCAAACTTAGAAGAACCGGAACTGTTTGCAAAATCTATATGCTCTATCAAACAAGAGTTATCTTTTCAACATAGGTAA
- a CDS encoding Na+/H+ antiporter family protein, whose product MNAVLVAVAVMLLLSLLRVQVIVAIIIGALTGGLIGGLGISETIHTFTTGLGSSAPIALSYAMLGGFAISLSKTGLPDAMIHTALNVIGNEKDTKKQTYSKVFILFIILAMACFSQNVIPVHIAFIPILIPALLTVLNELKVDRRLVTCLITFGLITPYMWIPAGFGKIYHDVLQTNAQQSGLTFDVTLIPKAMTIPAIGMIIGLFVAVFITYRKPRTYPTEPIHSSTDEIAPYTKRSITFGLLSIIATLSVQLATESMIFGALAGIIVLSISGSLPLKEADAILTSGMRMMSFIGFVMISAAGFGAVLRKTGHVESLVQTSADLIGNSKPLAAFLMLVIGLLVTMGIGSSFSTIPILTTIFVPLCIQLGFSPMATIAIIGTAGALGDAGSPASDSTLGPTSGLNADGRHHHIWDTCVPTFLHYNIPLLIFGFIAAITL is encoded by the coding sequence ATGAACGCTGTGCTCGTCGCAGTAGCAGTCATGTTACTGCTTAGTTTATTACGTGTCCAAGTAATTGTTGCTATTATCATCGGCGCCTTAACAGGTGGACTGATTGGCGGACTTGGGATTTCAGAAACAATCCATACTTTTACCACAGGTCTTGGAAGCAGTGCTCCAATCGCTTTAAGTTACGCCATGCTCGGAGGATTCGCTATTTCGCTTTCCAAAACAGGGCTTCCCGACGCTATGATTCATACTGCACTGAATGTAATTGGTAACGAAAAAGACACGAAAAAGCAAACATATTCCAAAGTATTCATTTTATTTATCATTTTAGCAATGGCTTGTTTTTCACAAAATGTTATACCGGTTCATATTGCTTTTATCCCTATTTTAATTCCAGCGCTTTTAACAGTTTTAAATGAATTAAAAGTGGATCGTCGGCTTGTTACATGTCTCATTACATTCGGATTAATTACTCCTTACATGTGGATCCCAGCTGGATTTGGAAAAATTTATCACGATGTATTACAAACAAATGCACAGCAAAGCGGACTTACATTTGATGTAACTCTTATTCCAAAAGCGATGACAATTCCAGCAATAGGTATGATTATCGGGCTATTTGTCGCTGTGTTCATTACGTATCGTAAACCACGTACCTATCCTACCGAACCGATTCACTCTTCAACTGATGAAATAGCTCCTTACACAAAAAGAAGCATTACGTTTGGATTGTTATCTATTATTGCAACATTAAGTGTACAATTAGCAACAGAATCAATGATTTTTGGTGCATTAGCAGGGATTATTGTATTGTCCATTAGTGGGAGTCTCCCGCTCAAAGAAGCTGATGCTATTTTAACAAGCGGTATGCGTATGATGTCATTTATCGGTTTCGTTATGATTTCTGCAGCTGGATTCGGAGCAGTTCTTCGAAAAACAGGGCATGTGGAATCACTCGTTCAAACAAGTGCTGATTTAATCGGGAACAGTAAGCCACTTGCTGCATTTCTTATGCTTGTTATCGGTCTACTCGTTACAATGGGAATCGGTTCTTCCTTTTCCACCATTCCGATTTTAACAACAATTTTCGTTCCACTATGTATCCAGCTTGGCTTTAGCCCAATGGCAACCATTGCTATTATCGGTACAGCTGGTGCATTAGGTGACGCTGGTTCTCCAGCATCTGATAGTACACTAGGACCTACTTCAGGTTTAAATGCAGATGGCAGGCATCATCATATATGGGATACATGTGTCCCAACCTTTCTTCACTACAATATTCCGCTACTTATATTTGGCTTTATTGCTGCCATAACATTATAA
- a CDS encoding LacI family DNA-binding transcriptional regulator, giving the protein MATIRDVAKLAGVSVATVSRVINEKGYVHEDTVKQVKQAIEELQYKPNAVAKALFKKSSTMIAILVSNLEDPSYITLLRSVEEAAYKEGYQLVICNIENKSGYIDILMQNNIAGVIMTNDIYKQLDNISIPFVVLDEAEALSTYYESARKAVVLLKEKGCHFLAYIGEEVEDETMEEHVSGFLDGVWETGLAYREEKVERPEEKRIIELLRKYPYIDGIVASSDTVAIAAIRAASYLSIRIPEHLQVVGFKGSLQGEWVTPSLTTVGSSFERQGVVAVQKLVGKIKKKQVKLEEVQQEEFLLIERESTK; this is encoded by the coding sequence GTGGCAACCATACGTGATGTTGCAAAATTGGCTGGTGTTTCAGTCGCAACCGTTTCACGAGTTATTAATGAAAAAGGGTATGTTCATGAAGATACAGTAAAACAAGTAAAACAGGCAATTGAAGAGTTGCAGTATAAACCTAATGCTGTAGCAAAGGCGTTATTTAAAAAATCTTCGACAATGATCGCGATATTAGTATCGAATTTAGAAGATCCATCCTATATAACGTTGCTTCGTTCAGTAGAAGAAGCTGCATACAAAGAAGGATATCAACTTGTTATTTGTAACATAGAAAATAAGAGTGGCTATATAGATATACTGATGCAAAATAATATTGCTGGTGTGATTATGACAAACGACATATATAAGCAACTAGATAATATTTCTATTCCGTTTGTTGTACTTGATGAAGCGGAAGCGCTTTCTACATATTATGAAAGTGCTAGAAAGGCAGTTGTTTTGCTAAAAGAAAAAGGTTGTCATTTTCTTGCTTATATTGGAGAAGAGGTAGAAGATGAGACAATGGAAGAACATGTATCTGGATTTTTAGATGGGGTTTGGGAAACAGGTCTTGCTTATCGGGAAGAAAAAGTAGAGAGGCCTGAAGAAAAACGAATTATCGAATTATTGCGAAAATATCCGTATATTGACGGCATTGTAGCTTCTAGTGATACTGTTGCGATTGCAGCCATTCGTGCAGCGAGTTATCTTAGTATTCGTATACCGGAGCATTTGCAGGTCGTTGGTTTTAAAGGAAGTTTACAAGGTGAATGGGTTACGCCATCTTTAACAACGGTTGGAAGTTCCTTTGAAAGGCAAGGAGTGGTAGCTGTACAAAAATTGGTAGGGAAAATAAAAAAGAAACAAGTAAAACTTGAAGAAGTGCAGCAAGAAGAGTTTCTATTAATTGAACGAGAATCGACAAAGTAA
- a CDS encoding GNAT family N-acetyltransferase has protein sequence MIQIQKITAKMRETIALFMRENWGSTLMVSRGRTHQLDQLPGFIAIENNRIIGIITYEIKENNCEIVSLDSFKEKKGIGTKLVEYVIGMAKKQYCKKVWLITTNDNTNALRFYQKRGFMMTNLYVDAVKEARKIKREIPLVGYDNIAILHEIQLEKVNI, from the coding sequence ATGATTCAAATACAAAAAATTACAGCGAAAATGAGAGAAACAATTGCACTGTTTATGCGTGAAAATTGGGGCAGCACGCTGATGGTTTCGCGTGGAAGAACACACCAATTAGATCAATTACCGGGCTTTATTGCAATCGAAAATAACAGAATAATAGGGATTATTACATATGAAATAAAAGAAAATAATTGTGAAATTGTTTCATTAGATAGCTTTAAGGAGAAGAAGGGAATTGGAACGAAACTTGTAGAATATGTAATTGGTATGGCAAAAAAACAATATTGTAAAAAGGTGTGGCTCATTACAACAAATGATAATACGAATGCACTTCGCTTCTATCAGAAACGTGGCTTTATGATGACCAATTTATATGTAGATGCGGTCAAGGAAGCGAGAAAGATAAAACGGGAAATTCCACTTGTTGGATATGATAATATTGCGATTTTACATGAAATTCAGCTAGAAAAAGTGAATATATAA
- a CDS encoding alpha/beta hydrolase gives MKRFFTALLTIVGALIGIGIFFTNKVMYLKKKTEEEILERETKKHFRLEDFNAIPKEEIRIPSQFKYDIHGYYISAGNSNKFMIFCHGVTVNKINSVKYANLFLNRGYNVFIYDHRRHGKTGGKTTSYGYYEKYDLKTVVDWLKERFGTNITLGIHGESMGAATLLQYAGMVEDGADFYIADCPFSDFYGQLQHRLKVEFHLPKWPLLPLANAFLKVRDGYTIREVSPIDCVKNINNPTLFIHSKDDDYILCDMTRALYEAKEINKQLFIAEHGAHACSYNENKQEYEAAVDQFLKTYVKETKNRLA, from the coding sequence ATGAAACGTTTTTTCACAGCATTGCTAACCATAGTAGGAGCATTAATTGGTATCGGTATTTTCTTTACCAATAAAGTAATGTACTTAAAGAAAAAAACAGAAGAAGAAATTTTAGAGCGTGAAACGAAAAAGCATTTTCGCTTAGAAGATTTTAACGCCATTCCAAAAGAAGAGATTCGTATTCCATCTCAATTTAAATATGACATTCACGGCTATTACATTTCTGCAGGCAATTCTAATAAATTTATGATTTTTTGCCACGGCGTAACCGTAAATAAAATAAACTCTGTCAAATATGCAAATTTATTTTTAAACAGAGGATACAACGTATTTATTTATGATCACCGTCGCCATGGTAAAACAGGTGGTAAAACGACAAGTTATGGCTATTATGAAAAATATGACTTAAAGACAGTAGTTGATTGGCTAAAGGAGCGTTTTGGAACAAATATTACACTTGGCATTCATGGAGAATCGATGGGAGCTGCGACACTCCTTCAATATGCAGGAATGGTGGAAGATGGCGCTGATTTTTATATTGCGGATTGCCCATTCTCTGACTTTTATGGACAGTTACAACATCGCTTAAAAGTCGAATTCCATTTACCAAAATGGCCGCTACTACCATTAGCAAACGCCTTTTTAAAAGTAAGGGACGGTTATACAATACGCGAAGTTTCTCCGATTGATTGTGTAAAAAACATAAATAATCCAACCCTTTTTATTCATAGTAAAGATGATGATTATATTTTATGTGATATGACAAGAGCACTTTATGAAGCGAAAGAAATTAATAAACAACTCTTTATTGCAGAACACGGTGCACACGCTTGCTCTTATAATGAAAACAAGCAAGAGTATGAAGCTGCCGTAGATCAATTTTTAAAAACATATGTGAAAGAAACAAAAAACAGGCTTGCATAA
- a CDS encoding DUF2552 family protein, with the protein MNKQLRTLQNVANERTWASFLNDNHPYSLLHWSIAGVGQEPKDVWLLQDEVTFQTTEFQTLDEAVKWISENMEQVTDVLAQ; encoded by the coding sequence ATGAATAAACAATTACGTACACTGCAAAATGTTGCAAATGAGCGCACGTGGGCATCGTTTTTAAATGATAATCATCCATATAGTTTACTGCATTGGTCGATTGCTGGTGTGGGACAAGAACCAAAAGATGTGTGGCTTCTTCAAGACGAAGTTACTTTTCAAACGACCGAATTTCAAACGCTTGATGAAGCGGTAAAATGGATTTCTGAAAATATGGAACAAGTTACAGATGTGTTAGCGCAATAA
- a CDS encoding CDGSH iron-sulfur domain-containing protein — translation MMNISVLEGGILLTKVQIKVNDNGSFRITGDVELIDSQGNAFPAKPAFSLCRCGLSKNMPYCDASHKGKFESVVRAPKE, via the coding sequence ATGATGAACATAAGCGTTTTGGAAGGAGGGATACTGTTGACTAAAGTACAAATTAAAGTGAATGATAATGGCTCGTTTCGCATTACAGGGGATGTGGAACTAATCGACTCACAAGGGAATGCATTCCCGGCAAAACCTGCATTTTCTTTATGTCGCTGTGGGTTATCAAAAAATATGCCTTATTGCGATGCTTCGCATAAAGGAAAATTCGAATCTGTCGTTCGAGCACCAAAGGAATAA